In Pantoea agglomerans, the genomic stretch GCTGCTGGTGTTGCGTAGTGAGAAGGGGCGGACGCTCAGACTGTGGCTGCTGCAGGATATGATGCCGGACGCCCGGTGGCGAGCGCTCCGCGCCCGCTTACTCGGCCGCGCGGCTAACGGGTAAGCTGGCCGCTACGGCAGTGCGGCTAAAACCGGTAAGCTGGCCGCTATGGCAGCGCGGCTAAAACCGGTAAGCTGGCCGCTACATCAGCGCGGCTAAAACTCGTAAGCCGGTGGCTACAGCAGCGCGGCGGTCTCGGTCAGGATCTGCTCGCACCACTGTTCGATGCGCTCATCGGTGACGTCAAACTGATTCACATCGTCCAGCGCCAGGCCGACGAACTGCGTGCCGTCGGCGCTAAGCGGCCTCGGGCTGGTAAATTCATAACCGTCTACCGGCCAGTAACCGACGAATTTTACCCCCATCGGCTGCAGCAGCTCATGCAGCATGCCGAGCGCGTCGAGAAACCATTCGCCATAGCCAAGCTGATCGCCCATGCCGTAGAGCGCGACGATTTTACCGCGCAGATTAAGCGTCGGCAGCTGCGGCCAGATCGCTTCCCAGTCCTCCTGCAGCTCGCCGAAATCCCAGGTCGGAATGCCTAAAATCAGCAGGTCGTACTGCTCCATCAGCAGCGGATCGTCATCTTTCACGTTGTGCAGCGCGACCAGTTCAGCACCAATAAAGTCGCGGATTTTCTCTGCGGCCATTTCGGTATAGCAGGTACTTGAGCCGTAAAAAAGACCAATTTTCATGCAGATAATGCCCGGATTAAGACTGACTTTGGCGCAATTGTATCAGAAGCAGGGCGGAATCAGGCATAATGAGCACGATTTCACCTCAAGGCGGGGATACCGTGCAAGACAGTGACCTGACAGAACAGTTTCTGGATGCGCTCTGGATTGAACGCAATCTGGCGCAAAATACCTTGTCCTCATACCGTCAGGACTTAAAAACGCTGACCGACTGGCTGAGCCATCACGGGCTGACGCTGCTGACGCTGCAAACGGCAGATTTGCAGCAGTTTCTCGCCGAACGGCTGGAAGGCGGCTATAAAGCCAGCAGTTCGGCGCGGCTGCTCAGCGCCATGCGCCGCATCTTTCAGTATCTCTACCGCGAAAAGCTGCGCAGCGACGATCCCAGCACGCTGCTTTCCGCGCCGAAGCTGCCCCAGCGGCTGCCGAAAGACCTCAGTGAGGCGCAGGTGGAACGGCTGCTGCAGGCGCCCAGCACCGAGATTCCGCTGGAGCTGCGCGACAAGGCGATGCTGGAGCTGCTCTACGCCACCGGGCTGCGCGTCTCTGAACTGGTCGGGCTGACCATGAGCGACGTCAGCCTGCGTCAGGGGGTGGTGCGCGTTATCGGTAAAGGCAACAAAGAGCGGCTGGTACCGCTGGGCGAAGAGGCCGTTTACTGGCTG encodes the following:
- the xerD gene encoding site-specific tyrosine recombinase XerD; its protein translation is MSTISPQGGDTVQDSDLTEQFLDALWIERNLAQNTLSSYRQDLKTLTDWLSHHGLTLLTLQTADLQQFLAERLEGGYKASSSARLLSAMRRIFQYLYREKLRSDDPSTLLSAPKLPQRLPKDLSEAQVERLLQAPSTEIPLELRDKAMLELLYATGLRVSELVGLTMSDVSLRQGVVRVIGKGNKERLVPLGEEAVYWLEHYLEHGRPWLLNGQTLDVLFPSSRAQQMTRQTFWHRIKHYAVLAGIDSEKLSPHVLRHAFATHLLNHGADLRVVQMLLGHSDLSTTQIYTHVATERLRQLHQQHHPRA
- the fldB gene encoding flavodoxin FldB: MKIGLFYGSSTCYTEMAAEKIRDFIGAELVALHNVKDDDPLLMEQYDLLILGIPTWDFGELQEDWEAIWPQLPTLNLRGKIVALYGMGDQLGYGEWFLDALGMLHELLQPMGVKFVGYWPVDGYEFTSPRPLSADGTQFVGLALDDVNQFDVTDERIEQWCEQILTETAALL